Proteins from one Streptomyces genisteinicus genomic window:
- a CDS encoding radical SAM protein has product MARETKRQVQFVIKISKFCNLRCSYCYEFEELGQRERMSREQLRAMYEHMRDYYVKRDREDAARTHVHIVWHGGEPLMIEPEYYWQSLEDQREIFGDALTVSNFVQTNLTVLDDERIRLLRDGFDHVGVSVDLFSGLRVNIAGRDQQSRVVANMERLRSEGVPFGCITVLTRRNLGRVKDTFAFYEKAGIGFRVLPLFDGAYDDQHLAYDITVPEIVSALSEMTDLWLESDTPVQVSPLDSHFQIVLRHLNPDAPRVYFNQREWMSVMVVNTPGDVYAYGDPYEDPEASLGNIFTTPLGELLSGTRFEASAVAAETRMAANCLNCKYFGACSGAPIASNRDNVHTVVDGIAVCDVERAVLEHIELRLRSSDVVDPDGRIRAAPAPAVDPVA; this is encoded by the coding sequence GTGGCGAGGGAAACGAAGAGACAGGTCCAATTCGTCATCAAGATATCGAAGTTCTGCAATCTCCGGTGCTCCTACTGCTACGAGTTCGAAGAGCTCGGACAGCGCGAACGGATGAGCCGGGAACAACTGCGCGCCATGTACGAGCACATGCGCGACTACTACGTGAAAAGGGATCGCGAGGACGCGGCACGCACGCACGTCCACATCGTCTGGCACGGCGGCGAACCGCTCATGATCGAACCGGAATACTATTGGCAGAGCCTGGAAGACCAGCGTGAAATCTTCGGCGACGCCCTGACGGTGAGCAATTTCGTCCAGACGAACCTGACGGTCCTCGACGACGAGCGGATCAGGCTCCTGAGGGACGGGTTCGACCACGTCGGCGTCTCCGTCGACCTCTTCAGCGGACTCCGCGTCAACATCGCCGGCCGGGACCAGCAGAGCAGGGTCGTCGCCAACATGGAGCGGCTGCGCTCCGAGGGCGTGCCGTTCGGCTGCATCACCGTGCTCACCAGGAGGAACCTGGGCCGGGTGAAGGACACCTTCGCCTTCTACGAGAAGGCGGGCATCGGCTTCCGGGTGCTCCCCCTCTTCGACGGCGCCTACGACGACCAGCACCTGGCGTACGACATCACCGTCCCGGAGATCGTCTCCGCGCTCAGCGAGATGACCGACCTCTGGCTGGAGAGCGACACCCCGGTGCAGGTCTCCCCGCTGGACAGCCACTTCCAGATCGTGCTGCGCCATCTCAACCCCGACGCGCCGCGCGTCTACTTCAACCAGCGCGAGTGGATGTCGGTGATGGTCGTCAACACGCCCGGGGACGTCTACGCCTACGGAGACCCCTACGAGGACCCCGAGGCGTCGCTGGGCAACATCTTCACCACGCCGCTCGGGGAACTGCTCTCGGGGACCCGGTTCGAGGCGTCGGCCGTCGCCGCGGAGACCCGCATGGCCGCCAACTGCCTGAACTGCAAGTACTTCGGGGCGTGTTCCGGAGCGCCCATCGCGAGCAACCGCGACAACGTGCACACGGTCGTCGACGGCATCGCCGTCTGCGACGTCGAGCGCGCCGTGCTGGAGCACATCGAGCTCCGGCTGCGGAGCAGCGACGTCGTCGACCCCGACGGGCGGATCAGGGCGGCGCCGGCGCCCGCAGTCGACCCCGTCGCCTGA
- a CDS encoding N-acetylmuramoyl-L-alanine amidase, translating to MGSESGRGSRKKPAKKPGTTRRAVLIGGGAALVGGGLWAQEEIERLWRGMPWVRPPRKEGELDFAGAQWVSANAANWRLAWRPDDYEIDRVVIHVVQGSYATALKVFRDPLHKAATHYVVRKDGHVAQMIREYDVAYHCGNRSYNERSIGIEHEGFVDRPQDFTDAMYAGSARLTADICARHDIPVDREHIVGHVEIPGTDHTDPGPHWDWDRYMKLVRAAMPEAKRAAEDSKRTRTAGETGTPGSRVPAA from the coding sequence ATGGGGAGCGAGAGCGGTCGCGGCAGCCGGAAGAAGCCCGCGAAGAAGCCGGGTACGACCAGGCGGGCCGTGCTGATCGGCGGCGGCGCCGCGCTGGTCGGCGGCGGGCTGTGGGCGCAGGAGGAGATCGAGCGCCTGTGGCGCGGCATGCCCTGGGTGCGCCCGCCGCGCAAGGAGGGCGAGCTGGACTTCGCTGGGGCCCAGTGGGTCTCGGCGAACGCGGCGAACTGGCGGCTGGCCTGGCGGCCGGACGACTACGAGATCGACCGGGTGGTGATCCACGTCGTCCAGGGCAGCTACGCGACGGCGCTGAAGGTGTTCCGCGACCCGCTGCACAAGGCGGCGACCCACTACGTCGTGCGCAAGGACGGTCACGTCGCGCAGATGATCCGCGAGTACGACGTCGCCTACCACTGCGGGAACCGCTCCTACAACGAGCGCAGCATCGGCATCGAGCACGAGGGGTTCGTCGACCGGCCCCAGGACTTCACGGACGCGATGTACGCGGGGTCGGCGCGGCTGACGGCGGACATCTGCGCACGTCACGACATACCCGTGGACCGCGAGCACATCGTGGGCCACGTGGAGATCCCGGGCACCGACCACACGGACCCCGGACCGCACTGGGACTGGGACCGGTACATGAAGCTGGTGCGCGCCGCGATGCCGGAGGCGAAGCGGGCGGCGGAGGACAGCAAGCGGACCCGGACGGCGGGAGAGACGGGCACGCCGGGGTCGCGGGTGCCCGCGGCCTGA
- the mnmA gene encoding tRNA 2-thiouridine(34) synthase MnmA, with protein sequence MTETSQRPLRVLAAMSGGVDSAVAAARAAEAGHDVTGVHLALSANPQSFRTGARGCCTIEDSRDARRAADVIGIPFYVWDLAERFREDVVEDFVAEYEAGRTPNPCLRCNEKIKFAALLDKALALGFDAVCTGHYATVVLNDDGTRELHRASDMAKDQSYVLGVLDEKQLAHAMFPLGDTLTTKDEIRAEAERRGLAVAKKPDSHDICFIADGDTQGFLANRLGRAEGDIVDESGAKLGTHEGAYGFTIGQRKGLRIGHPAPDGKPRYVLDISPVNNTVTVGPAEALDVDALTAIKPRWCGTAPEGPGTYTAQLRAHGGETEVTAELLDGPELRVSFAEPVRGVAPGQAIVLYDGSRVVGSATIATTARRATATA encoded by the coding sequence ATGACTGAGACCTCCCAGCGCCCCCTCCGCGTCCTCGCCGCCATGTCGGGCGGTGTCGACTCCGCCGTCGCCGCCGCCCGCGCCGCCGAGGCGGGGCACGACGTCACCGGCGTGCACCTGGCGCTCTCCGCCAATCCGCAGTCCTTCCGCACGGGCGCCCGCGGCTGCTGCACCATCGAGGACTCCCGGGACGCGCGCCGCGCCGCCGACGTGATCGGCATCCCGTTCTACGTCTGGGACCTCGCCGAGCGCTTCCGTGAGGACGTCGTCGAGGACTTCGTCGCCGAGTACGAGGCCGGCCGCACCCCCAACCCCTGCCTGCGCTGCAACGAGAAGATCAAGTTCGCAGCCCTCCTCGACAAGGCGCTCGCGCTCGGCTTCGACGCCGTGTGCACGGGCCACTACGCGACCGTGGTCCTGAACGACGACGGCACCCGCGAGCTGCACCGGGCCAGCGACATGGCCAAGGACCAGTCGTACGTGCTGGGCGTGCTCGACGAGAAGCAGCTCGCGCACGCCATGTTCCCGCTGGGGGACACCCTCACCACCAAGGACGAGATCCGGGCCGAGGCCGAGCGCCGGGGCCTCGCCGTCGCGAAGAAGCCCGACAGCCACGACATCTGCTTCATCGCCGACGGCGACACCCAGGGCTTCCTCGCGAACCGTCTCGGCCGCGCCGAGGGCGACATCGTCGACGAGTCGGGGGCGAAGCTCGGCACCCACGAGGGCGCGTACGGCTTCACCATCGGCCAGCGCAAGGGCCTGCGCATCGGCCACCCGGCGCCCGACGGCAAGCCGCGCTACGTCCTCGACATCTCGCCGGTGAACAACACCGTCACCGTCGGCCCCGCCGAGGCGCTGGACGTCGACGCCCTCACGGCGATCAAGCCCCGCTGGTGCGGCACCGCTCCCGAGGGCCCCGGCACGTACACCGCCCAGCTCCGCGCCCACGGCGGCGAGACCGAGGTCACGGCGGAGCTGCTGGACGGCCCGGAGCTCCGGGTCTCCTTCGCCGAGCCGGTCCGCGGGGTCGCCCCCGGCCAGGCGATCGTCCTCTACGACGGCAGCCGCGTCGTCGGCTCGGCGACGATCGCGACGACGGCCCGCCGCGCGACGGCGACCGCCTGA
- a CDS encoding formylglycine-generating enzyme family protein — protein MPCCAPSADGRHGRCHAPAAGGGVLIGPIGAAPPGPFRPAADSRVTRGQVPVPAGTFAMGDGFGEGYAADGEGPVHRVRLDSFLMDATTVTNAAFAAFVKDTGHVTDAERLGMSAVFHLAVRADPADVLGRVPGTPWWLVVRGASWRRPAGPLSSSGALQNHPVVQVSWNDAQAYCAWAGKRLPTEAEWEYAARGGLEGRRFPWGDELTPRGRWACNIWQGTFPTVNTAEDGHETTAPVTAYRPNGYGLWNTVGNVWEWCADTFAADAYASRAADAPVHDPRGPLHDPGPAAARVMRGGSYLCHDSYCHRYRVAARSGNTAESAAANIGFRCANDAG, from the coding sequence ATGCCCTGCTGCGCCCCGTCCGCCGACGGCCGGCACGGCCGCTGCCACGCGCCCGCCGCGGGCGGCGGCGTGCTGATCGGACCGATCGGCGCCGCCCCGCCCGGCCCGTTCCGTCCGGCCGCGGACAGCCGCGTCACCCGCGGCCAAGTGCCCGTCCCCGCAGGCACGTTCGCCATGGGCGACGGCTTCGGGGAGGGGTACGCCGCGGACGGGGAAGGGCCGGTGCACCGGGTCCGGCTGGACTCGTTCCTGATGGACGCCACCACCGTCACCAACGCCGCGTTCGCCGCGTTCGTGAAGGACACCGGCCACGTCACCGACGCCGAACGCCTCGGCATGTCCGCGGTGTTCCACCTCGCGGTGCGCGCCGACCCGGCCGACGTGCTCGGCCGGGTGCCGGGCACGCCGTGGTGGCTCGTGGTGCGGGGCGCCTCGTGGCGGCGCCCGGCCGGGCCGCTCTCCTCGTCCGGCGCGCTCCAGAACCACCCGGTGGTGCAGGTGAGCTGGAACGACGCCCAGGCGTACTGCGCCTGGGCGGGCAAACGCCTGCCGACCGAGGCCGAGTGGGAGTACGCGGCGCGGGGCGGGCTGGAGGGCCGGCGCTTCCCGTGGGGCGACGAACTCACGCCCCGGGGACGGTGGGCGTGCAACATCTGGCAGGGCACCTTCCCCACCGTCAACACGGCCGAGGACGGACACGAGACCACCGCGCCGGTCACCGCGTACCGCCCCAACGGCTACGGCCTGTGGAACACCGTCGGCAACGTGTGGGAGTGGTGCGCCGACACCTTCGCGGCCGACGCCTACGCCTCCCGCGCGGCCGACGCCCCCGTGCACGACCCGCGCGGGCCCCTGCACGACCCGGGCCCCGCCGCGGCGCGCGTGATGCGCGGCGGCTCGTACCTCTGCCACGACTCCTACTGCCACCGCTACCGGGTGGCCGCGCGGTCCGGCAACACCGCCGAATCGGCGGCGGCGAACATCGGCTTCCGCTGCGCCAACGACGCCGGGTGA
- a CDS encoding sulfatase, whose product MRARRSRPYGLLALPAILTLTTLSAPAAATPGTDRPAAPRAQQPNIVYVLADDFGWTSLSSPRTNQGNPSDFYETPALERIAQEGVSFDNAYTSVNCTPTRAALLTGLYAPRPENNIYLVGDLDRGGDGTLLKGPAQGRADGATVLPPEAVTVGERLQGAGYTTGYLGKFHVTRTPEAITEQHGFDENIGGQGSGDPGAYHAKDGQFGPKIGPALDAFAGDYTRAYVDENIRPYSKGVDPAALDALVGTDKHVTDALADATIDFVERNKQDRFFAFLSPYAVHTPVGDAQGRADLLAKYKAKTPGRSTSNPAYGALVEGLDQSVARLVRHLRTTPDPRNPGHPLADNTVVVFTADNGGVETFTDNGPLRGQKGELREGGIRVPLIAWSANPSLVDGGRIDHTPVYAADHHATVAALAGAAPAARPVDGVSLERLFADGRARLDRQSLYWHLPGYLIAGGRDQRPQSVVRSGRWKLVHNYEDRSWELYDLATDIGEARDLAGERPDQVRRLGADLVRWLDAVDAPLATLREGREPLRLTVTGTTYADGHATVRTGETVVVRPGDEVPLVLPAATRR is encoded by the coding sequence ATGCGCGCTCGACGATCACGGCCGTACGGCCTGCTCGCCCTCCCCGCGATCCTCACCCTCACCACGCTCAGCGCCCCCGCGGCCGCCACCCCGGGGACGGACCGGCCCGCCGCGCCCCGTGCGCAGCAGCCGAACATCGTCTACGTCCTCGCCGACGACTTCGGCTGGACCAGCCTGAGCAGTCCGCGCACCAACCAGGGCAACCCCAGCGACTTCTACGAGACCCCGGCCCTGGAGCGCATCGCGCAGGAGGGGGTCTCGTTCGACAACGCCTACACCTCGGTGAACTGCACCCCGACGCGCGCCGCCCTGCTCACCGGCCTCTACGCGCCGCGGCCCGAGAACAACATCTACCTCGTCGGCGACCTCGACCGCGGCGGCGACGGCACGCTCCTCAAGGGCCCCGCGCAGGGCCGCGCCGACGGGGCCACCGTGCTGCCGCCCGAGGCCGTCACGGTCGGCGAACGGCTCCAGGGCGCCGGCTACACCACCGGGTACCTGGGCAAGTTCCATGTGACGCGGACGCCTGAGGCGATCACCGAGCAGCACGGCTTCGACGAGAACATCGGCGGTCAGGGAAGCGGCGACCCGGGGGCGTACCACGCGAAGGACGGGCAGTTCGGGCCGAAGATCGGCCCGGCGCTCGACGCCTTCGCCGGCGACTACACCCGGGCCTACGTCGACGAGAACATCCGCCCGTACAGCAAGGGCGTCGACCCGGCGGCCCTGGACGCCCTGGTGGGCACGGACAAGCACGTCACCGACGCGCTGGCCGACGCCACGATCGACTTCGTCGAACGGAACAAGCAGGACCGCTTCTTCGCGTTCCTGAGCCCCTACGCCGTCCACACCCCGGTCGGCGACGCACAGGGACGCGCGGACCTGCTCGCCAAGTACAAGGCCAAGACGCCCGGCAGGAGCACGTCCAACCCGGCGTACGGGGCGCTCGTCGAGGGCCTGGACCAGAGCGTCGCCCGCCTGGTGCGGCACCTGAGGACCACTCCGGACCCCCGCAACCCCGGCCATCCGCTCGCCGACAACACCGTGGTCGTCTTCACCGCCGACAACGGCGGCGTGGAGACCTTCACCGACAACGGTCCGCTGCGCGGGCAGAAGGGCGAACTGCGCGAGGGCGGCATCCGCGTCCCGCTGATCGCGTGGAGCGCCAACCCGTCCCTGGTCGACGGCGGCCGGATCGACCACACCCCGGTCTACGCCGCCGACCACCACGCCACCGTCGCCGCCCTGGCGGGAGCGGCGCCGGCCGCCCGGCCCGTGGACGGGGTGTCCCTGGAGCGGCTGTTCGCCGACGGCCGGGCCCGGCTCGACCGGCAGTCCCTCTACTGGCACCTGCCCGGATACCTCATCGCGGGCGGGCGCGACCAGCGCCCCCAGTCGGTGGTCCGCTCCGGGCGCTGGAAGCTCGTCCACAACTACGAGGACCGCTCCTGGGAGCTGTACGACCTGGCCACCGACATCGGCGAGGCGCGCGACCTGGCAGGCGAGCGGCCGGACCAGGTGCGGCGGCTCGGAGCCGACCTGGTCCGCTGGCTGGACGCCGTCGACGCCCCGCTGGCCACGCTGCGCGAGGGCAGGGAGCCGCTCCGCCTCACCGTCACCGGCACCACGTACGCCGACGGTCACGCGACCGTGCGCACCGGCGAGACCGTCGTCGTCCGGCCGGGCGACGAGGTGCCCCTGGTGCTCCCGGCGGCCACCCGCCGCTGA
- a CDS encoding alpha/beta fold hydrolase, whose protein sequence is MDNLSSTASLTMSTDGTAIACEQRGTGPAVVLVGGALCTSASDAPLAELLAADFTVFTYDRRGRGGSGDRAPYAVEREIEDLAAVVALAGGEVMVHGMSSGAALALRAAAAGVPVRGLSVYEPPYETGARARADRRARVHRMASLLAEDRRGDVLAEFLRAAGMPAEALYGLRRLPVWADMERLAHTLAYDHEVLGDGTVPTELLATVTGRVLVVDGGASPSPMREAARAVATALPRGRHRTLTGQTHEVAPHVLAPVLAAFFAG, encoded by the coding sequence ATGGACAACCTGAGCAGCACCGCGAGCCTGACCATGTCGACCGACGGCACCGCCATCGCCTGCGAACAGCGCGGCACGGGACCGGCGGTGGTGCTGGTGGGCGGCGCCCTGTGCACCTCGGCGTCGGACGCCCCGCTGGCGGAGCTGCTGGCGGCGGACTTCACCGTGTTCACCTACGACCGCCGGGGCCGCGGCGGCAGCGGCGACCGGGCCCCGTACGCGGTCGAGCGCGAGATCGAGGACCTGGCGGCGGTCGTCGCGCTGGCCGGCGGGGAGGTGATGGTGCACGGCATGTCGTCCGGCGCGGCGCTGGCCCTGCGGGCGGCGGCGGCCGGCGTGCCCGTCCGCGGGCTGTCCGTCTACGAGCCGCCGTACGAGACCGGGGCGCGGGCACGGGCGGACCGGCGTGCCCGGGTGCACCGGATGGCCTCCTTACTCGCCGAGGACCGGCGGGGCGACGTCCTCGCCGAGTTCCTGCGCGCGGCCGGCATGCCGGCGGAGGCGCTGTACGGTCTGCGCCGGCTCCCCGTCTGGGCGGACATGGAGCGGCTGGCCCACACCCTCGCCTACGACCACGAGGTCCTGGGCGACGGCACGGTGCCCACGGAGCTGCTGGCGACCGTGACCGGCCGCGTCCTCGTCGTGGACGGCGGCGCGAGCCCGTCCCCGATGCGCGAGGCCGCCCGCGCGGTGGCCACCGCCCTCCCCCGCGGCCGTCACCGCACCCTCACCGGCCAGACCCACGAGGTGGCCCCGCACGTGCTGGCACCGGTCCTGGCGGCGTTCTTCGCGGGGTGA
- a CDS encoding TIGR00730 family Rossman fold protein: MNICVFLSAADLDERYTRPAREFAELIGKGGHTLVWGGSDVGLMKVVADGVAEAGGRLVGVSVEFLRSSARAVADEMVITADLAERKAELLARSDAIVIMVGGTGTLDEATEILEFKKHGHHTKPVVLLNTAGFYDGLEQQFRRMDEEGFLPLPLTELVFFAEDGASALAHLEETAGVR; this comes from the coding sequence ATGAACATCTGCGTCTTCCTCTCCGCCGCCGACCTCGACGAGCGCTACACCCGACCCGCCCGCGAGTTCGCGGAACTGATCGGCAAGGGCGGCCACACGCTGGTCTGGGGCGGCTCCGACGTCGGTCTGATGAAGGTCGTCGCGGACGGGGTCGCCGAGGCGGGCGGACGGCTGGTCGGGGTCTCGGTGGAGTTCCTCCGCTCCAGCGCCCGCGCCGTCGCCGACGAGATGGTGATCACCGCGGACCTCGCCGAGCGCAAGGCGGAGCTGCTCGCCAGGTCGGACGCGATCGTGATCATGGTCGGGGGGACCGGGACCCTCGACGAGGCCACCGAGATCCTGGAGTTCAAGAAGCACGGGCACCACACCAAGCCCGTGGTGCTGCTCAACACGGCGGGCTTCTACGACGGGCTGGAGCAGCAGTTCCGCAGGATGGACGAGGAGGGCTTCCTGCCGCTGCCCCTCACCGAGCTGGTGTTCTTCGCCGAGGACGGCGCGAGCGCCCTCGCCCACCTGGAGGAGACCGCGGGCGTGCGGTGA
- a CDS encoding SDR family oxidoreductase, with protein MATHLITGAGSGIGEAVARRLHARGDELILVARDAGRAKELATRFPGAGTLVADLAEPDRISWALGHQTMPDRVDSLLHIAGVVDLGGVGELTTKTWHHQLDVNLVAPAELTRLFLPQLRVCQGHVVFVNSGAGLAAHAQWGAYAASKHGLKALADSLRHEEHPAGVRVTTVYPGRTASPMQAKVHAQEGKEYDAAHWIDPESVATTIVMAIDLPRDAEVNDLTVRPGR; from the coding sequence ATGGCTACCCACCTGATCACCGGCGCCGGATCCGGAATCGGCGAGGCCGTGGCGCGACGGCTGCACGCACGCGGCGACGAGCTGATCCTCGTCGCGCGCGACGCCGGCCGCGCCAAGGAGCTCGCGACACGGTTCCCCGGAGCCGGCACCCTCGTCGCCGACCTCGCCGAGCCCGACCGCATCTCCTGGGCCCTCGGGCACCAGACGATGCCGGACCGCGTCGACTCGCTGCTGCACATCGCGGGCGTCGTCGACCTCGGCGGCGTCGGCGAACTCACCACGAAGACCTGGCACCACCAGCTCGACGTCAACCTGGTCGCCCCCGCCGAGCTCACCCGGCTGTTCCTGCCCCAACTGCGCGTCTGCCAGGGGCACGTCGTCTTCGTGAACTCGGGCGCCGGGCTCGCCGCGCACGCCCAGTGGGGCGCCTACGCGGCGTCCAAGCACGGGCTGAAGGCGCTCGCCGACTCGCTGCGCCACGAGGAGCACCCGGCCGGGGTGCGGGTCACCACCGTGTATCCGGGGCGCACCGCGAGCCCCATGCAGGCGAAGGTGCACGCGCAGGAGGGCAAGGAGTACGACGCGGCGCACTGGATCGACCCCGAGTCCGTCGCCACGACGATCGTCATGGCGATCGACCTCCCGCGCGACGCCGAGGTCAACGACCTCACCGTCCGCCCCGGACGCTGA
- a CDS encoding methionine synthase has translation MSDTNTFPWGPATGVGSMPGGDARESAKTVTGSFEDFPFLAELPARGPGADMIGRSIGLLVEMNAHVEPSGWRVSDRPGRDTRRAHSWLGEDLDALEEFTQGYEGPVKVQAVGPWTLAAALELRGGEAALGDPGACRDLVGSLAEGLRGHLADVRRRVPGAQVVLQLDEPSLTAVLRGSVRTASGYRTYRAVDRQVVESALRDVVAVHGGPVVVHSCAPDVPFALLRRAGAAGISFDFSLLTEREEEAIGEAVEGGTRILAGVVPSTDAALSDPGGSVMGVRTLWRRLGLNPGTLAESVVITPSCGLAGASPAYARAALAHCVRAARSLADNPE, from the coding sequence GTGAGTGACACGAACACCTTCCCCTGGGGTCCCGCGACCGGTGTCGGCTCCATGCCCGGCGGGGACGCCCGCGAGAGCGCGAAGACCGTCACCGGCTCCTTCGAGGACTTCCCCTTCCTGGCCGAGCTGCCCGCCCGCGGCCCGGGCGCGGACATGATCGGCCGCAGCATCGGCCTGCTCGTCGAGATGAACGCCCATGTCGAGCCGAGCGGCTGGCGGGTCAGCGACCGCCCCGGGCGCGACACCCGCCGCGCCCACTCGTGGCTGGGGGAGGACCTCGACGCGCTGGAGGAGTTCACCCAGGGCTACGAGGGCCCGGTGAAGGTGCAGGCCGTCGGGCCGTGGACGCTCGCCGCCGCGCTCGAACTGCGGGGCGGGGAAGCCGCGCTCGGGGACCCGGGCGCCTGCCGCGACCTGGTCGGCTCGCTCGCCGAGGGCCTGCGCGGCCACCTCGCCGACGTCCGCCGCAGGGTGCCGGGCGCCCAGGTCGTCCTCCAGCTCGACGAGCCCTCGCTGACCGCCGTGCTGCGCGGCTCCGTCCGCACCGCCAGCGGCTACCGGACGTACCGGGCGGTCGACCGGCAGGTGGTGGAGAGCGCGCTGCGCGACGTCGTCGCGGTGCACGGGGGACCGGTGGTCGTGCACTCCTGCGCCCCGGACGTGCCGTTCGCGCTGCTGCGCCGGGCCGGTGCCGCGGGCATCTCGTTCGACTTCTCGTTGCTCACCGAGCGTGAGGAGGAGGCGATCGGGGAGGCCGTGGAGGGCGGAACCCGGATCCTCGCGGGAGTCGTGCCCTCCACCGACGCCGCATTGTCCGACCCGGGCGGTAGCGTCATGGGTGTCAGGACGCTGTGGCGCAGGCTGGGGCTGAATCCGGGGACTCTCGCCGAGTCCGTCGTCATCACTCCCTCCTGCGGTCTCGCGGGCGCTTCGCCCGCGTACGCCCGCGCGGCGCTCGCCCACTGCGTCCGGGCCGCGAGATCGCTCGCAGACAACCCTGAGTGA